A single genomic interval of Lathyrus oleraceus cultivar Zhongwan6 chromosome 7, CAAS_Psat_ZW6_1.0, whole genome shotgun sequence harbors:
- the LOC127103836 gene encoding uncharacterized protein LOC127103836, producing MEHGRRNTKKYTFKCPDLTESKKLCSMIVSPKDFRARYGRIMDILKTKVEDGVLNTLVQFYDPLYHCFTFPDYSLMHTLKEYSYWFGLPVSDKLPFSGSEKTHTLAAIAEPFHLETYVVKANFIKNGGILGLTSRFLMEKAFLFAEVDSKDEFEAIFALLIYGIVLFPNIDDFVDVNDVRIFLIANPVPTLLGDTYHSIHHRTKKGGGTILCCAPLLYKWFISHLPRSRIFGENPQKLIWSQRFMSIFQGNIHWCDPSYDVGVIIDSCEENSSLKDRIIHAWRNMHKKGKDQLGRKNCVAFEPYTQWVCARDSELKMPYAPKKPSFPYVITSSSTIPIENREEFQEILARLELERDTWEGKYHVLNDKKMKTEQQLKEKDDLIEILEQ from the exons ATGGAACATGGGAGGAGGAATACCAAGAAATACACTTTCAAATGTCCTGACTTAACAGAGTCGAAGAAGCTTTGTTCTATGATAGTTAGTCCAAAGGATTTCAGAGCTCGGTATGGAAGAATTATGGATATcttgaagaccaaggttgaagatggAGTTCTCAACACCCtggtacagttttatgatccactCTACCATTGTTTCACATTTCCAGACTACTCACTTATGCATACTCTAAAAGAATACTCTTATTGGTTTGGTCTGCCAGTCTCTGACAAATTACCATTTAGTGGTTCAGAGAAGACCCATACGCTAGCAGCTATTGCAGAACCATTTCACCTAGAAACGTATGTTGTGAAGGCCAACTTCATTAAAAATGGAGGGATTCTAGGTCTAACCTCTAGATTCCTGATGGAGAAAGCCTTTCTCTTTGCAGAAGTAGATAGTAAAGATGAATTTGAAGCCATTTTTGCTCTACTCATTTATGGAATTGTGCTCTTCCCAAACATTGATGACTTTGTGGATGTTAATGATGTACGAATCTTCTTAATTGCTAACCCAGTACCCACATTACTTGGAGATACCTACCATTCTATCCATCACAGGACTAAGAAAGGTGGTGGAACCATTCTTTGTTGTGCACCTCTcctatataagtggtttatttctcacttacccAGATCCAGGATCTTCGGGGAGAATCCACAGAAGCTCATATGGTCTCAGAGATTCATGTCCATTTTTCAAGGGAATATACATTGGTGTGACCCCTCCTATGATGTTGGAGTaattattgacagttgtg AAGAGAATTCCAGTTTGAAGGATAGAATCATACATGCTTGGCGCAACATGCACAAGAAAGGAAAAGATCAATTAGGAAGaaagaattgtgttgcttttgAGCCCTACACCCAATGGGTTTGTGCTAGAGACAGTGAACTTAAGATGCCCTATGCTCCTAAGAAGCCCTCATTCCCTTATGTTATAACATCATCATCCACCATTCCTATTGAGAATAGGGAAGAGTTTCAAGAAATTTTGGCTAGGTTGGAATTGGAAAGAGACACTTGGGAAGGCAAGTACCATGTCTTGAATGATAAGAAGATGAAGACGGAGCAGCAGTTAAAGGAGAAggatgatttgattgagattctggAACAATAA